Proteins found in one Verrucomicrobiia bacterium genomic segment:
- the pal gene encoding peptidoglycan-associated lipoprotein Pal gives MKRIGLLLLGITVMGFYVSGCGKKAQPVTDKPAPQTETRTEPQDTSGRIPSGEVSEEPTPSGFQKIYFDFDRYYIRDDAKSALEQNARVLKANPNMRILIEGHCDERGTVEYNLALGERRAAAARQYLMDLGIDGSRISTVSYGKERPVAFGHDETSWQQNRRAEFVNR, from the coding sequence ATGAAGCGAATCGGACTGTTGCTTTTGGGGATTACCGTGATGGGATTCTACGTTTCCGGCTGCGGCAAAAAAGCCCAGCCCGTGACGGATAAACCGGCCCCGCAAACCGAAACCCGCACCGAGCCGCAGGATACTTCCGGCCGGATTCCGAGCGGCGAAGTTTCGGAAGAGCCGACCCCGTCGGGCTTTCAAAAAATTTATTTCGATTTCGACCGCTACTACATCCGCGACGACGCCAAATCGGCACTGGAGCAAAATGCCCGCGTGCTGAAGGCCAACCCCAACATGCGGATTCTGATAGAAGGGCACTGCGACGAGCGGGGGACGGTGGAATACAACCTCGCGCTCGGCGAACGCCGCGCCGCCGCCGCCCGGCAGTACTTGATGGATTTGGGCATAGACGGCAGCCGGATTTCCACGGTCTCCTACGGCAAGGAGCGCCCGGTCGCCTTCGGGCATGACGAGACCTCCTGGCAGCAGAACCGCCGCGCCGAGTTTGTGAACCGGTAG
- the ybgF gene encoding tol-pal system protein YbgF: MSARFFLFSMAAAAALALSGCVSPGQVNTMDVKLDSLKQANADLQKKAAALEKAYQAQLEENQKLGAELKSSIRDLSRKLEVVSGRVEDVNGRFDYLFKNWEEFRARLQNLRPPPDSLIKGNDPTSPGSSSPGVDPKQLYDNAFMDFRRGKYDLAIAGFAEFLATFPNSELGPNCHFWIGEAYNNKGMADSAVGRYLLVYQNFPRSEKAPTSLFKAAQLFEKKDPPIAIRYYDMLSDQYPTSTESRRAKDRLSVLRKK; the protein is encoded by the coding sequence ATGTCCGCGCGTTTTTTTCTCTTTTCGATGGCCGCCGCCGCGGCGCTGGCCCTCTCCGGTTGCGTTTCGCCGGGGCAGGTGAATACAATGGACGTCAAGCTGGACAGCTTGAAGCAGGCCAACGCCGATTTGCAGAAAAAAGCGGCGGCTTTGGAAAAGGCGTATCAGGCCCAGCTGGAGGAAAACCAAAAGCTGGGGGCCGAGCTGAAAAGCTCCATCCGCGACCTTTCCCGCAAGCTGGAGGTGGTGAGCGGGCGGGTGGAGGATGTGAACGGGCGGTTCGATTACCTGTTCAAAAACTGGGAGGAATTCCGCGCCCGTTTGCAGAATTTGCGCCCCCCCCCCGATTCACTGATTAAGGGGAACGACCCCACCAGCCCCGGCTCCTCAAGCCCGGGGGTGGACCCCAAGCAGCTCTACGACAACGCCTTTATGGACTTCCGCCGGGGGAAGTATGATCTGGCCATCGCCGGGTTTGCGGAGTTTCTGGCCACCTTTCCGAATTCCGAACTGGGCCCCAACTGCCATTTCTGGATCGGGGAGGCGTACAACAACAAGGGGATGGCCGACTCCGCCGTGGGGCGGTATTTGCTGGTTTATCAGAATTTTCCAAGGAGTGAAAAAGCCCCAACCTCCCTTTTCAAGGCGGCCCAGCTTTTTGAGAAAAAAGACCCCCCTATCGCCATCCGCTACTACGACATGCTTTCCGACCAGTATCCCACCTCCACCGAGTCCCGCCGGGCCAAAGACCGGCTTTCCGTACTGCGCAAAAAATGA
- a CDS encoding cupin domain-containing protein, with product MASESNTGKEFTGPLGPDALLQYQSGSIVSRMLLKKPSGTVTAFAFDEGEGLSEHTTPYEALLIILDGQAEVTIAGTAHTVNSGEMILLPAGIPHAVKALSRFKMLLVMIKA from the coding sequence ATGGCGTCGGAATCGAACACCGGGAAGGAATTCACCGGGCCGCTCGGCCCGGACGCTCTTCTTCAATACCAGAGCGGCTCCATCGTCAGCCGGATGCTCTTAAAAAAGCCCTCCGGCACGGTGACCGCCTTTGCCTTTGATGAGGGGGAAGGACTAAGCGAGCACACCACCCCCTACGAGGCGCTCCTCATAATCCTCGACGGGCAGGCGGAGGTCACCATCGCCGGAACGGCGCACACGGTCAACTCCGGTGAAATGATTCTGCTCCCTGCGGGCATTCCCCACGCCGTCAAGGCGCTTAGCCGCTTCAAGATGCTCCTCGTAATGATTAAAGCGTAA